In the genome of Calothrix sp. PCC 6303, the window TTCCCTGATAACTGATTCAACCAATCCCTAACACTTTTTTCAGAACACCTTGATCTTCCGATTTAACCTTAAGACGACCATTTTCGATATCCCGAATCCAACTTTGACTCTTCCCTGCAAGCTTCGCTAGTTCTCGTTGTGAAAGGTTGAGATTTTTGCGTGCTTGGGAAATTTGCTCACCCAATAATCCGCTGACAGTTCTGGTTTTTCTCCTTTCCTTGGCAATTGTTTGTTTTTTCCGCGCGCTAGAAGCTGCTTGTTCTAATTCCGGGGGTAGTTCAAAGGACAAAATGCGCGCATTCATCAACAGATTCCACTTACCACGGGGTCCTATATCTGTCAACCTATTTTTACCACCACCATCATTAATCCAGAATTCGATCGCTTCTTCCGGATCTTCAGGAATATCCACTAATTTTGCCCACATTGGCTGAATATTCGGTGGATAGGTAATGGGGTCAAAATTGGGTTTCAATCCAAAGTGGTTAAGAACTTCCAAATCACTTTCAAAAGTTCGTAACAAACGTTTTCTATCATCCCGTTGCCGATAAGCAGTTGCCACTTTAGTTTCACCATAGGCAACACGAAGCAGTGTCGGGACAGTGATACGTTGTTCTTTGCCCATTTTAGTTTTAAATAGTAACCACAACATCAGTCTGGTGGCACCCTCATGTTGTTGCCACATACTCATTGCCGTATTCAGTAGTGATTTAGGTAAACTACCATACTGATAAAAAGCAGTTCGTTCTTTACATGCTTGTCGATTTAGAAAATATTGTGACCATTTTCCAGCTTTGACTTTAAAAGTTAAACCAGTTAGATATTTGCATCCAATTTCATCTTGCTGGAAGTGATGCTGAGTTTCCACTAGTTCCCACAGACGGCTTTTTTCGATATCAAAACCGCGAATTCTTCCCTGTTGGAACCAGTTAATGGAAACAATCAGCGAACAAACTTGATTTACCAAACTTTTAATTAGGTGCAATTTTGCCGATTTGGTTAAATCTTTACGTTTTTCCAGTCCCAGATATTTCTCCAGCTGCTTGTCACTCAAGATAAATTCAGTTTGCCAAGCTTGTTTTACAGTTGTGGCATAAGCCGCAAAAATTAAGTTAACACAGGCAGCACGAATATCTAGCGCTTCCACAGCTTTTAGCTCCGTTGCCAGTTGATCGGTATCCTGAGCGGCTGTAAGATGGAATGCGATCGCGCCTTTGCCCTGATTCACCTGACGACTGTAAGATATATAACCCTCAGAATCTATTTCCCAAGCTAATGAACCACGTTGAGCTAAAACATTACATGCTTCCCAAATTGCAATCGATGATGCAAAGGGATTACTTTTGCCATTAGAAAATAAATCTGGACTGGTTGCAACTCCAGCTTCAACTTTACATCTTCCTTTTTTCGTCTGTAGTTTGATCGGGATGTTTATGGGACAAACTTCGACACATTGAGGTTCTGAGTAAAAGCCTTCACAATTGTTACAAAGAGACGGATCAATCCAATACTCATTATTTTCTAATTTAATAGCACCTGTAGGACATTGGGGGCGACATTTATCACATCCAATGCAACTCATATTCGGAATCGTGTAAGACATAGGGCAATTGCCATGTTAAGCGTATTCTGGCTGTTGGAATCTACGCCGGATCTACCTAATTTTCTGAGTTTTTACCTCATAACCAACCTAATAATATTCATTTAATAAGAAGTCATGATTCTTCCAGTAATTTGCATCCGTCTTTAAGCTATGCAAGATTATTAATTCAGAGCCTAATTGTATGCATTTCTTATTTATAACATTCCATGATAAAAATTATAAGTTTGTTCCTAATGAGCTTGAAAATCATCAATACTAATTTTAGTTATTCCATATAGCATTTTCAGAACCTAAACTCTTATTTTATAACATCTGTAATTTATTGATTTCCTCATTGATGCCAATTTCCAGAAAGAATATAACAACTGAATTGGTAGGGGCAACGTACATTCCTAAACTCCTAAAAGTTTGCCTATATCTTGAATGATTTTTTAAATCGACATAGGCAGAATTTATGATCCCTGATTCCGTTAATCGTCCAACTAGTATCCAATCTGCGGTTAATTCATATGAGAATATCAGATTAACTTATATGTCCCCTTTATTAATATTATTAATAATTTATCAAAGGTATAATTATGTTATCAACACTACTATTTTAAATTCAAATGTATTTATTTAATTCTTCGTTCTTGTAAATCATTAATTGAGGCTTTTATTCATCAAATAGTGTGTTTTCATATACTATCTATTTTTATCTGGATGTTCTTCTAACTAAATGAGAATTATTAGTATTATTGAACAAGCTACATTGGTGCGTTAGGGCAAATTCTCACTTACTCCAATTCTCAAATTCTTGCGTAGCCCTTTTCTTGTAGCTTGCTTCCCGTAGGGTATACCGTCAGGCTATACACACCCTACTTAATATTTTATTAATAAACATCATCTTAGACGTATAGTATCTTCTCGGAAGATCATAAACTGGATAGAAGCTACAGAATAAAAAATTATACATTTCCCAACTTCTCAGACATACTAATAGACTATTGCAAACTTATTGCATATAGCGAAAAAAAAACCTCTATTTACTGCCAGATTGTAACTATAAAAAACAAACATTAAATTTATCAAAAAAATCATTTGCTAATATCAAAAAAAGGGCAGAGTCTTAAAACTCTGATGAGGGTAAAACCTCTTACAATTTTTAGTTCAAAAATAGAAGGTAAAGTAATGGCTACAGTTACAGGATTAACATTCGGTGGTAAAGCTTGGACTCCCAAATATGTCCAGGATATTGATAAACATAAATGTATCGGTTGTGGCAGATGTTTTAAGATTTGTGGTTACAACGTATTATCACTTAAAGCAGTAAATGATGAAGGAGAATTTGTAGACGAAGACGAAGACGAAGTTGAAAAAAAAGTAATGACTGTAGAAAATGCTGATAACTGTATTGGTTGTCAAGCTTGTGCCAGAATTTGCTCAAAAAATTGCTATACCCATGCAGCATTAGAACAGTAATCTGGTTAGACAATTTGAGATTTGTCTCCAGGGGGATTAATTGATTAATCGTAAACTGCAAGCAAAGATACCTAAAATAGGAACACAGTTTACTTTCAGGAATAAATACATAGATACTCGACTTCTTGGAGGGAGTTGAGTATCTTTTTAATTTGGAAATATGGAGAGATTTTTGAAGGGATGTACATAAACTATAAAAATAGCGAAAAAAATCTAAAGTAATTTGTTTATTTGAAAATTATGGATGACAATAGTGATAGTGTTTAGCTTTTAACTATTAGTAGTTATAAAAAATTATACATATATCTTCTACATGCCGATATTGAGTTGATATTGAATTGATATTTATAACTCAGGTTTAAATCTCAACATTACCTGTTAATAGTTATTAGCTAACAAACTTCAATAAAGTCCTTTATATAACTTTAACAGAGCAGGTTTGTATGGAACAAGTTCCTGTTTCGCTGTTAACCCTACTGGCTGGAATTGTAATCACAATTGTCAGTATTTGGGTTGGTCAAAATCACCACCTTCTGCCAGTACAAGCATCGCAACAAGCGCCATTGGTAGATAATTTTTTTAATGTGATGTTCACTATTGCCGTCGCTCTATTTTTAATAGTAGAAGGTGCAATATTAGTATTTGCATATGTATATCGTCGTCGTCGTGGTGATGATGGTGATGGTATACCAATTGAAGGAAATCTTGCTTTAGAAATTTTCTGGACGGCAGTTCCCTCAGTTATTGTGATTGGTTTAGGAATATATAGTGTTGATGTATTTACCCAAATGGGTGGTTTTGGGGCTGGAAGTCATCACATGATGAGTCAGGCAGGTAATTCTCCTTCATACCATGTCATGTCTCAAACTGCTGTAGCTGGAACTTTAGATGAAGAAGTAACTCCAGTAGCAGGCAAACAGGCAAACATTGGTTTAGGTGGAACTTCTGGAAAAACAGCCGATTTAACAGTAGATGTCACCGGGATGCAATTTGCATGGTTATTTAACTATGCCAAAGATGAGATTAATACGGGTGAGTTACATGTTCCCATTGGTGCAGATGTCCAAGTAAACTTGGCTGCAACTGATGTGATTCACTCTTTTTGGATTCCTCAATTCCGGATTAAACAGGATGCAATTCCTGGGCAAGCTACTCAACTCAGGTTTGTTGCTACCAAAACCGGAACATACCCGATAGTTTGTGCTGAATTATGTGGAGGGTATCACGGTTCGATGCGATCGCGTGTGATTGTCCACACACCAGAAGATTATCAAAGTTGGCTTTTGGCAAATCGTCCAGTTATTGAACCACCTCCAAAACCTCCCGAAGCAGTTCAAGAAGAAATTCAGGTGGAAATTCAAGAGCAAATTCAGCCAGAATTAGAACCAGAATTCAACGAAGAATTACCCGAAAATTTGGAAACACCAGAGGTTGAGGCAATTCAAGCAGTAGCGTTGAAAAGTTAGAAATGTATGGACAGAGGAGTTGAAACAGGGAGGTGAAGAAGAAATTTTTCCCTCTTGCCCTGTATTTAACAAAATCGTCGTCAGACGCAACATGTCACGTCTCTACATTTTA includes:
- the fdxB gene encoding ferredoxin III, nif-specific; amino-acid sequence: MATVTGLTFGGKAWTPKYVQDIDKHKCIGCGRCFKICGYNVLSLKAVNDEGEFVDEDEDEVEKKVMTVENADNCIGCQACARICSKNCYTHAALEQ
- a CDS encoding helix-turn-helix domain-containing protein; amino-acid sequence: MSYTIPNMSCIGCDKCRPQCPTGAIKLENNEYWIDPSLCNNCEGFYSEPQCVEVCPINIPIKLQTKKGRCKVEAGVATSPDLFSNGKSNPFASSIAIWEACNVLAQRGSLAWEIDSEGYISYSRQVNQGKGAIAFHLTAAQDTDQLATELKAVEALDIRAACVNLIFAAYATTVKQAWQTEFILSDKQLEKYLGLEKRKDLTKSAKLHLIKSLVNQVCSLIVSINWFQQGRIRGFDIEKSRLWELVETQHHFQQDEIGCKYLTGLTFKVKAGKWSQYFLNRQACKERTAFYQYGSLPKSLLNTAMSMWQQHEGATRLMLWLLFKTKMGKEQRITVPTLLRVAYGETKVATAYRQRDDRKRLLRTFESDLEVLNHFGLKPNFDPITYPPNIQPMWAKLVDIPEDPEEAIEFWINDGGGKNRLTDIGPRGKWNLLMNARILSFELPPELEQAASSARKKQTIAKERRKTRTVSGLLGEQISQARKNLNLSQRELAKLAGKSQSWIRDIENGRLKVKSEDQGVLKKVLGIG
- a CDS encoding cytochrome c oxidase subunit II encodes the protein MEQVPVSLLTLLAGIVITIVSIWVGQNHHLLPVQASQQAPLVDNFFNVMFTIAVALFLIVEGAILVFAYVYRRRRGDDGDGIPIEGNLALEIFWTAVPSVIVIGLGIYSVDVFTQMGGFGAGSHHMMSQAGNSPSYHVMSQTAVAGTLDEEVTPVAGKQANIGLGGTSGKTADLTVDVTGMQFAWLFNYAKDEINTGELHVPIGADVQVNLAATDVIHSFWIPQFRIKQDAIPGQATQLRFVATKTGTYPIVCAELCGGYHGSMRSRVIVHTPEDYQSWLLANRPVIEPPPKPPEAVQEEIQVEIQEQIQPELEPEFNEELPENLETPEVEAIQAVALKS